A genomic stretch from Aedes albopictus strain Foshan chromosome 2, AalbF5, whole genome shotgun sequence includes:
- the LOC115266360 gene encoding uncharacterized protein LOC115266360, with product MSNSGLIGSIDHYQPGRSFTNYVERFEILCRINKVKDEEKSSWFMSLGGDELFDEIKLLFPKQDVSTLSYEDIVKKLKARFDKTEPALMYRYKFANRFQGLNESTENFVLAINLLAENCNFKEFKNEAIRDRLIFGLKDKDLQKKLLSEDDIELKEVEKLIISSELAGQRFKEVESTNPGAGVMSVKYRLGRKKGDDYNQQQAGYSGRYRSRSRSFDRGQGRNNGFTRQNSSRERDNSRDRYDRNTHSNAVCNYCKRRGHIRRNCYILQNRSAVKFVDEVQVVESQQVSKFDRLKLRDSSAESDISCMQISCVNSITEPCLVEVVIENIKLTMEIDTGSAVAVLSENLYRKYFKHIPILTCTKKLVVVDGAKLSVVGQISVRVCINDLEIKSTMIVLKSERDFIPLLGRDWMEAFYPNWKKLFINNIEQTTKEQQALDPIVGYEAELTVKPDQPIFKRAYQVPYKIKDKFLEHLDMLEEQGVITPVKASEWASPVIAVLKKDNEIRMIALGTHVLTAHRSQLKKMYHPNRRSKVIMPVRNNQKRRRVSIEEEQDFPGFPEAQLQSEERQAKHRKVMIRSPIETRSKKRLGACRTESE from the coding sequence atgtcgAATTCTGGGCTCATTGGTTCCATCGATCACTACCAACCTGGCCGATCCTTTACCAACTACGTTGAGCGATTTGAGATTCTCTGTCGTATTAACAAGGTGAAAGATGAAGAAAAATCATCCTGGTTCATGTCCTTAGGTGGTGACGAGTTATTCGATGAAATCAAGTTACTCTTTCCTAAGCAAGACGTGAGCACCCTATCTTATGAGGATATTGTTAAAAAACTTAAAGCTCGCTTTGACAAAACGGAACCTGCATTAATGTACCGTTATAAATTTGCAAATAGGTTCCAGGGACTAAATGAGTCTACAGAAAATTTTGTGTTGGCAATCAATTTATTggcagaaaattgcaattttaaaGAGTTCAAAAATGAGGCGATAAGAGACAGATTGATTTTTGGGTTGAAGGATAAGGACTTACAAAAAAAATTGCTTTCGGAGGATGATATCGAACTGAAGGAGGTTGAAAAGTTAATAATAAGCAGTGAACTAGCGGGCCAGCGTTTCAAAGAAGTTGAAAGTACTAACCCTGGTGCAGGTGTTATGTCTGTTAAATATCGGTTAGGCAGAAAGAAAGGCGATGATTACAACCAACAACAAGCTGGATATTCAGGCCGATATCGTTCAAGAAGCAGGAGTTTTGATCGCGGACAGGGTAGGAATAATGGATTTACCAGGCAGAATAGCAGTCGGGAGCGTGATAATAGCCGCGACAGATATGATCGCAATACGCACAGTAACGCAGTTTGTAACTATTGCAAGCGTAGGGGACATATAAGGCGGAATTGTTACATATTGCAAAATAGAAGCGCTGTAAAGTTTGTTGATGAGGTACAGGTTGTAGAATCACAGCAAGTCAGCAAATTCGATCGTTTGAAGCTACGTGATTCTAGTGCGGAGTCAGATATCAGTTGCATGCAAATTTCGTGCGTGAATAGCATTACTGAACCATGTTTAGTGGAGGTAGTAATTGAAAACATTAAACTCACTATGGAAATCGACACTGGCTCAGCTGTAGCAGTGTTGAGTGAGAACCTCtacagaaaatattttaaacacaTTCCTATTTTGACTTGTACAAAGAAGTTAGTTGTGGTAGATGGTGCTAAGCTTTCAGTAGTGGGACAGATTTCTGTAAGAGTGTGCATTAACGACCTTGAAATCAAAAGCAcaatgatagtgttgaaaagtgaGAGGGATTTTATTCCGCTGCTTGGAAGGGACTGGATGGAGGCTTTCTATCCAAATTGGAAAAAACTATTCATTAACAACATTGAACAGACGACCAAAGAGCAACAAGCCTTAGATCCCATTGTAGGGTATGAGGCTGAACTGACAGTTAAACCCGATCAACCAATATTCAAACGTGCGTATCAAGTGCCCTACAAAATTAAGGACAAGTTTCTTGAACACCTGGATATGTTGGAAGAACAAGGCGTTATAACCCCGGTAAAAGCGAGCGAATGGGCTTCGCCCGTAATTGCTGTTTTGAAAAAGGACAACGAGATCAGAATGATTGCGTTAGGAACCCACGTTTTGACGGCACACAGAAGTCAGCTAAAAAAGATGTATCATCCGAATCGACGCTCTAAGGTGATTATGCCGGTGAGAAATAACCAGAAACGTCGACGTGTATCTATCGAGGAAGAACAAGACTTCCCAGGGTTTCCTGAAGCACAACTTCAATCGGAAGAACGACAGGCGAAACACAGGAAAGTGATGATCAGAAGCCCTATCGAAACTAGATCAAAGAAGAGGCTAGGTGCATGTCGCACTGAAAGCGAATAG